One stretch of bacterium DNA includes these proteins:
- a CDS encoding transposase: MDEEIRHVRCEQIEMDEIWCFVSKKRAQLKRTDDLTRVGDAWTWVALDPDSKLVPAHHVGRRKDADAQILTKQLARRIEGRVQISTDKLYAYRHAISLHLGGSIHSDTKVDYGRIVKRYKGAPLDTGRYSPPEVVAIDKDAVYGNPDPDRICTSHVERQNLTMRMGMRRFTRLTNGFSKKIENLRAATALHFVHYNFCRRHSTIGTTPALAAGVADHRWTLEELVEAPY, encoded by the coding sequence ATGGATGAAGAGATCCGTCACGTTCGCTGCGAACAGATCGAGATGGATGAAATCTGGTGCTTCGTTTCGAAGAAGCGGGCCCAGCTCAAGCGCACCGATGATCTGACCCGCGTGGGCGACGCCTGGACGTGGGTGGCCCTGGATCCCGATTCCAAGCTGGTCCCAGCCCATCACGTCGGCCGCCGGAAGGATGCCGATGCCCAAATCCTGACCAAGCAGCTTGCTCGACGGATCGAGGGACGGGTCCAGATCAGCACCGACAAGCTCTACGCCTACCGCCACGCCATCAGCCTGCACCTGGGAGGCTCGATCCACAGCGACACGAAGGTGGACTACGGGCGCATCGTAAAGCGGTACAAAGGGGCTCCGCTCGATACGGGTAGGTACTCGCCTCCCGAGGTCGTGGCGATCGACAAGGATGCGGTCTACGGAAACCCCGATCCGGACCGGATCTGCACCTCCCACGTTGAGCGCCAGAACCTCACGATGCGAATGGGGATGCGACGCTTCACGCGGCTAACCAACGGCTTCTCAAAGAAGATCGAGAACCTCCGAGCCGCGACCGCGTTGCATTTCGTCCACTACAACTTCTGCCGGCGGCACTCGACCATCGGAACGACGCCCGCTTTGGCCGCAGGCGTCGCGGATCACCGCTGGACGCTGGAAGAGCTGGTGGAGGCGCCGTACTAG
- a CDS encoding helix-turn-helix transcriptional regulator — translation MRFARNVLGKKAKDFAEALSIAPEHLSRIENSEESISASLDKHVRYRLIIELVTNHGQLMADTFDIEEFSRLIDTKLPVDDGHLGLFVSYTGSYIGSSDSSVDFEFREAA, via the coding sequence GTGCGATTCGCCCGGAATGTACTTGGCAAGAAGGCAAAGGACTTTGCGGAGGCTCTGTCCATCGCACCTGAACACCTTTCACGGATCGAGAATTCTGAAGAATCCATCTCGGCTTCGCTCGACAAGCATGTCCGGTATCGTCTGATTATTGAACTGGTAACGAACCACGGTCAACTCATGGCGGACACATTCGATATCGAGGAGTTCTCTCGTCTCATCGATACGAAGCTGCCGGTAGATGACGGGCACTTGGGTCTCTTTGTCTCGTACACGGGATCATACATCGGATCCAGTGATTCAAGCGTGGACTTCGAGTTCCGTGAGGCGGCCTAG